One genomic region from Isachenkonia alkalipeptolytica encodes:
- a CDS encoding transposase — translation MSSIQIQRLQKTAHWMGETNRDWENAISKQTKEGIGVPRNARVKSSTGIYHIMMRGIDKRFIFLQNQDHKQFLIQLQRAKAKSDGKVLAYCMMQNHVHLLLKEGGEEIGNTVRRINVGYAKYHNSTHDRVGHLFQGRFKSEAVNDQGYLYTVFRYIHQNPLKAGLVNEIGDYPWSSYGEYLRKNPVYVDDDFDDNPLWHRFSNKEEYRRFHQESLEDPCMDFIDKKRITEKGIKNFMECNRRFQELQGISITDRNARIKKFKEETGASIRQMEKALGIGRGVIQKALK, via the coding sequence TTGTCATCTATCCAAATTCAACGGTTACAGAAAACAGCCCATTGGATGGGAGAGACCAACAGAGATTGGGAAAACGCAATCTCCAAACAAACCAAGGAGGGGATCGGTGTGCCAAGAAATGCCAGAGTGAAAAGCAGTACCGGAATTTACCATATTATGATGAGAGGTATTGACAAACGCTTCATATTCCTGCAGAATCAAGATCATAAGCAGTTTCTGATTCAACTGCAAAGAGCTAAAGCAAAAAGTGACGGGAAGGTCCTGGCCTACTGTATGATGCAAAATCACGTCCATCTCCTATTGAAAGAGGGGGGCGAAGAGATCGGAAACACCGTAAGGCGGATCAACGTTGGCTATGCAAAGTACCACAATTCCACCCATGACCGGGTGGGACACTTGTTTCAAGGGCGGTTCAAAAGCGAAGCGGTAAATGATCAAGGCTATCTGTATACGGTTTTTCGCTACATCCATCAGAATCCTTTGAAGGCCGGGCTGGTAAATGAAATTGGAGACTATCCCTGGAGCAGCTACGGCGAGTATCTCAGAAAAAACCCCGTATACGTGGATGATGACTTCGACGACAATCCTTTGTGGCATCGATTTTCCAATAAAGAGGAATATCGGCGATTTCATCAGGAATCCTTGGAGGATCCATGCATGGATTTCATCGATAAGAAGAGGATCACGGAAAAAGGAATCAAAAATTTCATGGAATGCAATCGGAGATTTCAGGAGTTGCAGGGGATTTCCATAACCGACAGGAATGCCAGGATTAAAAAATTCAAGGAAGAAACGGGAGCCAGTATCCGGCAAATGGAAAAGGCCTTGGGGATTGGAAGAGGTGTGATTCAAAAAGCTCTTAAATAG
- a CDS encoding N-acetylmuramoyl-L-alanine amidase family protein: MKKTLGVRWIGIMILGLMIVFGVGCQGEEESVAAPIIVEEDVGKGAENVIGGAGEEDQEKRDFVVILDPGHGGTETGRQAFGYDEKDLNNQLTEKVAKELEDRGITLEYTRHYSEDYDLSLSKRMKIANGMEADLFLSIHHDGSIHAEARGVTVFYSTYRPLISVDSAYLRTEDGEQVYELIGEVGNEEGRKNYVYYDAEGNEAFSNPTHDSLEPFEENPSEEAVLSGILAEELAEALAETGLWNRGAIDAPYFVARRSVHPAVLVEAGFMTNLEELEGIIDPITQQQRAEAIADTVYKFLVDHSEKGM, from the coding sequence ATGAAAAAAACACTGGGAGTTCGATGGATAGGGATTATGATCTTGGGATTGATGATAGTATTTGGTGTGGGATGCCAGGGGGAGGAAGAAAGTGTGGCAGCTCCGATCATAGTGGAAGAAGATGTTGGCAAGGGGGCGGAAAATGTAATCGGGGGAGCCGGAGAAGAGGATCAAGAGAAAAGAGATTTCGTGGTGATCCTGGATCCAGGACATGGCGGCACGGAGACTGGGAGACAGGCCTTTGGATATGATGAGAAGGATCTGAACAATCAACTGACGGAAAAAGTTGCAAAGGAACTGGAGGATCGGGGAATCACCCTGGAGTATACCCGGCACTACTCCGAGGATTATGATTTAAGTCTTTCAAAGCGTATGAAAATCGCCAACGGGATGGAGGCGGATTTGTTCCTGAGCATTCATCACGATGGCAGTATACATGCAGAAGCAAGAGGGGTTACCGTGTTTTACAGTACTTATCGACCGCTGATTTCTGTAGACAGCGCCTATTTACGTACGGAGGATGGAGAACAGGTCTATGAATTGATCGGAGAAGTGGGGAATGAGGAAGGGCGGAAAAACTATGTCTACTACGATGCTGAGGGAAATGAAGCATTCTCCAATCCCACCCATGATTCTTTAGAACCCTTTGAAGAAAACCCTTCTGAAGAAGCGGTGCTCAGCGGGATTTTAGCAGAAGAATTAGCGGAGGCTTTGGCCGAGACCGGATTATGGAATCGCGGAGCCATTGATGCCCCTTATTTTGTAGCAAGACGGAGTGTGCATCCGGCAGTTTTGGTTGAGGCAGGATTTATGACCAATTTAGAGGAGTTGGAAGGAATCATTGATCCGATTACGCAGCAGCAACGGGCAGAAGCTATCGCGGATACGGTATATAAGTTCCTAGTAGATCACAGTGAAAAAGGAATGTAG